One Malania oleifera isolate guangnan ecotype guangnan chromosome 10, ASM2987363v1, whole genome shotgun sequence genomic region harbors:
- the LOC131165489 gene encoding peptide-N4-(N-acetyl-beta-glucosaminyl)asparagine amidase A has product MMLENVVNDVFTGVYRVKLSLLYYDDGIRVPLTLAQPKMNRKLGILDDESVLESERSANNSQKNGALSFDAPADLVIPIADDGDKGFWFRIQSDSDIHSKKIRIPPNTRRAVLELCLSFHGDDEFWYSNPPDAYIILNNLSTRRGHGAFREVYVAIDGNFVASEIPFPVIFTGGINPLFWEPAVAIGAFNLPSYDVELTPFLGLLLDGKHHDFQLGVSEAVSFWLLGANLHLWLDPHLMKVEAKSVVYQAPTLSVERQSEFKMLDGSFEIEGERKTRVAGWVNSGDGNLTTHMSRRIKFKSSISFQKNGTSKLVKQKIKVKTDVRVLSHTGGLISRSSVKRKYPLNIITSTLPGKDKDTYLIMTNVSHALKEKLRTRGDQLSSVSNSQVSGGWMVVKDHSVSSGAADTQQALSHRKGRSCYSRTIAAANGKVLTDQSSDACEASW; this is encoded by the coding sequence ATGATGCTTGAAAACGTCGTCAACGACGTCTTCACCGGCGTTTACCGCGTCAAGCTCTCTCTCTTGTACTACGATGACGGAATTAGGGTTCCTTTAACTCTTGCGCAACCAAAGATGAATCGGAAATTAGGCATACTCGATGACGAATCTGTGCTTGAATCTGAGAGATCAGCCAACAATTCACAGAAGAATGGTGCCCTTTCGTTCGATGCACCGGCTGATTTAGTAATACCAATTGCCGATGATGGAGATAAAGGGTTTTGGTTCCGAATACAGAGCGACTCCGACATACATTCGAAGAAAATTCGGATTCCTCCGAACACTCGTCGTGCTGTCCTTGAACTGTGCTTGTCATTCCACGGAGACGACGAGTTTTGGTACTCAAACCCGCCGGATGCATACATTATACTGAATAATTTAAGCACAAGGCGCGGTCACGGAGCTTTCCGGGAAGTTTATGTGGCAATCGACGGGAACTTTGTGGCTTCAGAGATCCCATTTCCGGTTATATTCACAGGGGGAATCAACCCGCTTTTCTGGGAGCCGGCAGTTGCGATAGGTGCCTTCAATCTTCCTTCCTACGATGTCGAATTGACGCCATTTCTAGGGCTTCTGTTGGACGGGAAGCATCATGATTTCCAGCTGGGGGTATCAGAGGCTGTTTCATTTTGGCTTCTCGGTGCAAACTTGCACCTCTGGTTGGATCCACACCTTATGAAAGTAGAAGCAAAATCTGTTGTTTACCAAGCTCCAACTCTATCAGTAGAACGCCAATCGGAATTCAAGATGCTCGATGGATCGTTCGAGATCGAAGGGGAAAGGAAGACGAGGGTTGCAGGGTGGGTGAACTCGGGAGACGGCAACTTGACCACTCACATGTCCCGGAGAATCAAGTTCAAGAGCTCCATAAGTTTCCAGAAGAATGGAACTTCAAAATTGGTGAAACAGAAGATCAAGGTGAAGACAGATGTGAGGGTGTTATCCCATACGGGAGGTTTGATCTCCAGATCATCCGTTAAGAGGAAGTACCCACTCAACATCATCACTTCAACTCTACCAGGAAAAGATAAGGATACTTATCTTATAATGACCAATGTTTCCCATGCGCTGAAAGAAAAATTGCGTACAAGGGGAGATCAGTTAAGCTCGGTGTCGAACAGCCAGGTTTCGGGGGGATGGATGGTGGTCAAGGATCACTCGGTGAGCTCCGGCGCGGCGGACACGCAGCAAGCTTTGAGCCACAGGAAAGGACGTAGCTGCTATTCGCGGACTATTGCAGCAGCCAACGGGAAGGTCCTCACTGACCAATCCTCGGATGCTTGTGAAGCTTCCTGGTAA